A single window of Modestobacter italicus DNA harbors:
- a CDS encoding SPL family radical SAM protein: MTTALAAPAPTRLWMPSRVLVTRSAAERPHGQRILARLEAAGVSDVELLGGDRLPNLRGNGDRAAFMAAKQTLAVVVPPASKRRLQPIPPSADWRFDLAEGCPAHCQYCYLAGSLSGPPITRVFADLDEQLTALDGYVGHGAVTSGTAARGDEGTTFEASCYTDPLALEHLTGGLARAIEFFGTHAWPGPVQLRATTKFDDVAGLLDLPHAGRTRLRFSVNAAAVARRLEGATSPVPQRVAALAAVAAAGYPVGLTIAPIMPGEGWREEYGELLDSVAAALPAGTDLTVECITHRFTPGSKETLTDWYPRTKLEMDPEVRTTKRGKFGSVKHVYPKETMSELRGWFTAAIAERLPEARLLYWT, encoded by the coding sequence ATGACCACCGCGCTCGCCGCCCCCGCTCCGACCCGCCTCTGGATGCCGTCCCGCGTCCTCGTCACCCGCTCCGCCGCAGAGCGCCCGCACGGGCAGCGCATCCTCGCCCGGCTGGAGGCGGCGGGCGTCTCCGACGTCGAGCTGCTCGGCGGCGACCGGCTGCCCAACCTGCGCGGCAACGGTGACCGGGCCGCGTTCATGGCGGCCAAGCAGACCCTCGCCGTCGTCGTCCCGCCGGCGTCCAAGCGCCGGCTGCAGCCGATCCCGCCGTCGGCGGACTGGCGGTTCGACCTGGCCGAGGGCTGCCCCGCGCACTGCCAGTACTGCTACCTGGCCGGCTCGCTCAGCGGTCCGCCGATCACCCGGGTGTTCGCCGACCTCGACGAGCAGCTGACCGCCCTCGACGGCTACGTCGGGCACGGCGCCGTCACCTCCGGCACCGCCGCCCGCGGCGACGAGGGGACGACGTTCGAGGCCTCCTGCTACACCGACCCGCTGGCGCTCGAGCACCTCACCGGCGGCCTGGCGCGGGCGATCGAGTTCTTCGGCACGCACGCGTGGCCCGGCCCGGTGCAGCTGCGGGCGACCACCAAGTTCGACGACGTCGCCGGGCTGCTCGACCTGCCGCACGCCGGCCGCACCCGGCTGCGCTTCTCGGTCAACGCCGCCGCGGTCGCCCGCCGGTTGGAGGGCGCCACCTCACCGGTCCCGCAGCGGGTCGCCGCCCTGGCCGCGGTGGCCGCCGCCGGCTACCCGGTCGGGCTGACCATCGCCCCGATCATGCCGGGCGAGGGCTGGCGCGAGGAGTACGGCGAGCTGCTCGACTCCGTCGCCGCCGCTCTACCCGCGGGCACCGACCTGACCGTCGAGTGCATCACCCACCGGTTCACGCCGGGCAGCAAGGAGACGCTGACCGACTGGTACCCGCGCACCAAGCTGGAGATGGACCCCGAGGTGCGCACCACCAAGCGCGGCAAGTTCGGCTCGGTCAAGCACGTCTACCCCAAGGAGACGATGTCCGAGCTGCGCGGCTGGTTCACCGCCGCCATCGCCGAGCGGCTGCCCGAGGCCCGGCTGCTGTACTGGACCTGA
- a CDS encoding PP2C family protein-serine/threonine phosphatase, with the protein MLVLDGAAVSTRGPRPDNQDSAVTGPLLIAIADGVGGNVGGAVASSLVVSWMAPLASGSAGEGADDPVRVVASANERIRAAYTERPRLRTMATTLTAMHVDAEGIVLLHIGDSRGFVLAGDELTQVSTDHTLVQALIDAGSLTPAEARVHPQRSAVYAAMHGADDDVAALDVIRLDARPGDRLMVCSDGLSDVVPPSTIRDLLASGSPAQAAVALRDAALAGPPTDNITVVVADVREPVAGEPAARLLTVGAAGELREETAEALEAVWPGPVPVGLVQHRPR; encoded by the coding sequence GTGCTGGTGCTGGATGGGGCAGCCGTCTCCACCCGCGGGCCGCGCCCGGACAACCAGGACTCGGCGGTCACCGGACCGCTGCTGATCGCCATCGCCGACGGGGTCGGCGGCAACGTCGGCGGTGCCGTGGCGTCGTCCCTGGTGGTCAGCTGGATGGCCCCGCTGGCCTCCGGCAGCGCCGGCGAGGGCGCCGACGACCCGGTGCGGGTGGTGGCCAGCGCGAACGAGCGGATCCGGGCGGCCTACACCGAGCGGCCGCGGCTGCGCACGATGGCCACCACGCTCACCGCCATGCACGTCGACGCCGAGGGGATCGTGCTGCTGCACATCGGCGACTCCCGCGGGTTCGTGCTCGCCGGCGACGAGCTGACCCAGGTGAGCACCGACCACACGCTGGTCCAGGCGCTCATCGACGCCGGCTCGCTCACCCCCGCCGAGGCGCGGGTGCACCCGCAGCGCTCCGCGGTCTACGCGGCGATGCACGGTGCCGACGACGACGTGGCCGCCCTCGACGTGATCCGGCTCGACGCCCGCCCCGGCGACCGGCTGATGGTCTGCTCCGACGGGCTGTCCGACGTCGTCCCGCCCAGCACGATCCGCGACCTGCTGGCCTCCGGCAGCCCCGCGCAGGCGGCTGTCGCGCTGCGCGACGCCGCGCTGGCCGGACCGCCCACCGACAACATCACCGTGGTGGTCGCCGACGTCCGCGAACCGGTGGCCGGTGAGCCGGCGGCCCGGCTGCTGACCGTGGGCGCGGCCGGCGAGCTGCGCGAGGAGACGGCGGAGGCGCTGGAGGCCGTCTGGCCCGGGCCGGTGCCGGTCGGCCTGGTCCAGCACCGCCCGCGCTAG
- the yaaA gene encoding peroxide stress protein YaaA, translating to MLVLLPPSETKHPGGAGAPLDLAALRAPELTPLREQLVDAVVTLAQDVPAARAALGLSPAQDDEIARNAALRQSPTMPAIERYTGVLYDALDVRSLTRAQRRRADQRLAVGSALFGVLRADDAVPAYRLSAGSSLPGLPTLRSLWKPVLTDVLAGIDDLVVDLRSGAYAELAPVPGAVTVQVLSERPDGTRAVVSHFNKAHKGRLARVLVTTTGEPDSVVRLRALLRRAGFHVEHTGGTELTLVVPAAAVPQR from the coding sequence GTGCTCGTCCTGCTGCCCCCCTCGGAGACCAAGCACCCCGGCGGCGCCGGCGCCCCGCTCGACCTGGCCGCCCTCCGCGCGCCGGAGCTGACCCCGCTCAGGGAGCAGCTGGTCGACGCGGTGGTGACGCTGGCCCAGGACGTGCCGGCGGCCCGCGCCGCGCTCGGCCTCTCCCCCGCGCAGGACGACGAGATCGCCCGCAACGCCGCGCTGCGGCAGAGCCCGACCATGCCGGCGATCGAGCGCTACACCGGCGTCCTCTACGACGCCCTGGACGTGCGGTCGCTCACCCGGGCCCAGCGCCGCCGGGCCGACCAGCGGCTGGCGGTCGGCTCGGCCCTGTTCGGCGTGCTCCGCGCCGACGACGCCGTCCCGGCCTACCGGCTGTCGGCGGGCAGCTCGCTGCCCGGGCTGCCGACGCTGCGGTCGCTGTGGAAGCCGGTGCTCACCGACGTGCTGGCCGGCATCGACGACCTGGTCGTCGACCTGCGGTCCGGGGCCTACGCGGAGCTCGCGCCGGTGCCCGGCGCGGTCACCGTGCAGGTGCTCAGCGAGCGGCCGGACGGGACGCGGGCCGTGGTCAGCCACTTCAACAAGGCGCACAAGGGACGCCTGGCCCGGGTGCTGGTGACCACCACCGGCGAGCCGGACTCCGTCGTCCGGCTGCGGGCCCTGCTCCGCCGCGCCGGGTTCCACGTGGAACACACCGGCGGCACGGAACTGACCCTCGTCGTCCCTGCCGCAGCGGTTCCTCAGCGCTAA
- a CDS encoding amidase, which translates to MDDDLCTRPATELAALLRAREVSARELVDAHLDRIERLNPALNAIVTLDADGARAAADAADARLAAGEPIGPLHGLPVAHKDTHATGGMRTTWGSPLHADTVPEQDELVVARLRAAGAIRVGKTNVPEFAAGSHTFNTLFGATHNPYRHGLSAGGSSGGAAAALAAGLVPIAEGSDMGGSLRNPAAFCNVVGLRPTPGRVPSHPTTIGWSQLSVQGPMARTVGDVALALSALAGPDPRVPISLESPGTSLAAPLPTELTGLRVAWAPDLGGRVPVDPAVTAVLEASLGAFTDLGATVEADCPDLTGADEAFGVLRAWLFEASYGDLVRRHPDQVKETIRWNAARGAELTGADVGRAEAAHTRLYEQVVAFFERYDVLLAPTTQVLPFPVEVEYPTSAGGVEFDDYLGWMRSCTLVSATGCPALSVPGGFTPDGLPVGLQVVAAPRADRTVLEVGHAFEQATRFGERRPELH; encoded by the coding sequence ATGGACGACGACCTGTGCACCCGTCCGGCCACCGAGCTGGCCGCGCTGCTGCGCGCCCGGGAGGTCTCGGCGCGCGAGCTGGTGGACGCGCACCTGGACCGGATCGAGCGGCTCAACCCGGCGCTCAACGCGATCGTCACGCTGGACGCCGACGGCGCACGGGCGGCCGCCGACGCCGCCGACGCGCGGCTCGCGGCCGGCGAGCCGATCGGTCCGCTGCACGGCCTGCCGGTCGCGCACAAGGACACCCACGCCACCGGCGGCATGCGGACGACGTGGGGCTCGCCGCTGCACGCGGACACCGTGCCCGAGCAGGACGAGCTGGTCGTGGCCCGGTTGCGGGCCGCCGGGGCGATCCGGGTAGGCAAGACCAACGTGCCGGAGTTCGCCGCCGGCTCGCACACCTTCAACACCCTGTTCGGCGCCACCCACAACCCCTACCGGCACGGGCTGTCCGCCGGCGGCTCGTCGGGCGGTGCGGCCGCCGCGCTGGCCGCGGGGCTGGTGCCGATCGCCGAGGGCAGCGACATGGGCGGCTCGCTGCGCAACCCGGCGGCGTTCTGCAACGTCGTGGGCCTGCGCCCGACCCCGGGCCGGGTGCCCAGCCACCCGACCACGATCGGCTGGTCCCAGCTGTCGGTGCAGGGCCCGATGGCGCGCACCGTCGGCGACGTGGCGCTCGCGCTCTCCGCCCTCGCCGGCCCCGACCCGCGGGTGCCGATCTCGCTGGAGTCCCCCGGCACGTCCCTCGCCGCGCCGCTGCCCACCGAGCTGACCGGCCTGCGGGTCGCCTGGGCGCCGGACCTGGGCGGCCGGGTGCCGGTCGACCCGGCCGTCACCGCCGTCCTGGAGGCGTCCCTGGGCGCGTTCACCGACCTGGGCGCCACCGTGGAGGCGGACTGCCCGGACCTCACCGGCGCCGACGAGGCGTTCGGCGTGCTGCGCGCCTGGCTGTTCGAGGCGAGCTACGGCGACCTGGTCCGCCGGCACCCCGACCAGGTCAAGGAGACCATCCGGTGGAACGCCGCCCGGGGCGCCGAGCTCACCGGCGCCGACGTCGGCCGGGCCGAGGCCGCCCACACCCGGCTGTACGAGCAGGTGGTCGCGTTCTTCGAGCGCTACGACGTGCTGCTCGCGCCGACCACCCAGGTGCTGCCGTTCCCGGTGGAGGTCGAGTACCCCACGTCGGCGGGCGGGGTCGAGTTCGACGACTACCTGGGCTGGATGCGCTCCTGCACGCTGGTCTCGGCGACCGGCTGCCCGGCGCTGTCGGTGCCCGGCGGGTTCACCCCCGACGGGCTGCCGGTCGGCCTGCAGGTGGTCGCCGCGCCGCGGGCGGACCGCACCGTGCTGGAGGTCGGCCACGCCTTCGAGCAGGCCACCCGGTTCGGCGAGCGGCGTCCCGAGCTGCACTGA
- a CDS encoding glycoside hydrolase family 13 protein → MGEPPWWTSAVVYQVYPRSFMDSDGDGVGDLGGIRQRLDHLTDLGVDVVWLSPVYASPQADNGYDISDYQAIDPVFGTLEEFDALLAELHDRGIKLVMDLVVNHTSDQHPWFVESRSSTTDPKRDWYWWRPPRAGMTAGEPGAEPTNWHSFFSGPTWELDEPSGEYFLHLFAREQPDLNWENPEVRQAVHAMMRWWLDRGVDGFRMDVINMISKDVGLPDGPPLPGSPYGDGSASYLCGPRIHEYLQEMHREVFAGRPDRLLTVGEMPGVTVEQARLFTDPARAEVDMVFQFEHVGLDFDGDKWHSRPLRLRDLKASFGRWQAGLADVGWNSLYWDNHDQPRAVSRFGDDRPAHRRDSATCLATLLHLHRGTPYVYQGEELGMANAPFATLADLRDVESLNHHAQAVAAGADPDSVLAAIRPVSRDNARTPVQWDATEHAGFTTGTPWIAVNPDHVEWNAAAQRDDPRSVLAHHRALIALRHASWTVQLGDFTMLLPDHDDVYAFTRALDGETLLVVCNVSGTPYRLDELLPQAVGAELVLGNLADPDPVALAGWDARVLRLR, encoded by the coding sequence GTGGGAGAACCGCCGTGGTGGACCAGCGCCGTCGTCTACCAGGTGTACCCGCGGTCGTTCATGGACTCCGACGGCGACGGGGTCGGTGACCTCGGCGGCATCCGGCAGCGACTGGACCACCTGACCGACCTCGGCGTCGACGTCGTCTGGCTCTCGCCGGTGTACGCCTCGCCGCAGGCCGACAACGGCTACGACATCAGCGACTACCAGGCGATCGACCCGGTGTTCGGCACGCTCGAGGAGTTCGACGCGCTGCTGGCGGAGCTGCACGACCGCGGGATCAAGCTGGTGATGGACCTGGTGGTCAACCACACCAGCGACCAGCACCCGTGGTTCGTCGAGAGCCGGTCCAGCACCACCGACCCGAAGCGGGACTGGTACTGGTGGCGCCCGCCGCGCGCGGGCATGACGGCCGGCGAGCCCGGCGCCGAGCCGACCAACTGGCACTCGTTCTTCTCCGGCCCGACCTGGGAGCTCGACGAGCCCAGCGGCGAGTACTTCCTGCACCTGTTCGCCCGCGAGCAGCCGGACCTCAACTGGGAGAACCCGGAGGTCCGGCAGGCGGTCCACGCGATGATGCGCTGGTGGCTCGACCGCGGGGTCGACGGCTTCCGGATGGACGTCATCAACATGATCAGCAAGGACGTCGGGCTGCCCGACGGGCCGCCGCTGCCCGGCAGCCCGTACGGCGACGGCTCGGCGTCCTACCTGTGCGGGCCGCGCATCCACGAGTACCTGCAGGAGATGCACCGCGAGGTCTTCGCCGGCCGCCCCGACCGGCTGCTCACCGTGGGCGAGATGCCCGGCGTCACCGTCGAGCAGGCCCGGCTGTTCACCGACCCGGCCCGCGCCGAGGTGGACATGGTGTTCCAGTTCGAGCACGTCGGGCTGGACTTCGACGGCGACAAGTGGCACTCCCGGCCGCTGCGGCTGCGGGACCTGAAGGCGTCCTTCGGCCGGTGGCAGGCCGGCCTGGCCGACGTCGGCTGGAACTCCCTGTACTGGGACAACCACGACCAACCGCGCGCGGTCTCCCGCTTCGGCGACGACCGCCCGGCGCACCGCCGGGACTCCGCGACCTGCCTGGCCACCCTGCTGCACCTGCACCGCGGGACGCCCTACGTCTACCAGGGCGAGGAGCTGGGCATGGCCAACGCCCCGTTCGCGACGCTGGCCGACCTGCGCGACGTGGAGTCGCTCAACCACCACGCCCAGGCCGTCGCGGCCGGCGCGGACCCGGACTCGGTGCTGGCGGCGATCCGGCCGGTCAGCCGGGACAACGCGCGCACGCCGGTGCAGTGGGACGCCACCGAACACGCCGGCTTCACCACCGGGACGCCGTGGATCGCGGTGAACCCGGACCACGTCGAGTGGAACGCCGCCGCGCAGCGGGACGACCCGCGGTCGGTCCTGGCGCACCACCGGGCGCTGATCGCGCTGCGGCACGCCTCCTGGACCGTACAGCTGGGCGACTTCACCATGCTACTCCCCGACCACGACGACGTGTACGCCTTCACCCGCGCGCTGGACGGCGAGACGCTGCTGGTGGTCTGCAACGTCAGCGGGACGCCGTACCGCCTGGACGAGCTGCTCCCGCAAGCGGTCGGCGCCGAGCTGGTGCTGGGCAACCTCGCTGACCCCGACCCGGTCGCGCTGGCCGGCTGGGACGCCCGGGTGCTGCGGCTGCGCTGA
- a CDS encoding PGPGW domain-containing protein yields MKTVVIAVLGGLLTLAGIAALVLPGPGFVLVAAGLAVLATRFSWAKKPLDYARDKAEQGIEEVGKSPIRALGATLAALALVVVGVLALAGVDLPFVNALSAVVLILSGLFLIGTIVFARKQEKTVAEIAHRPAGEPQGGGAYRAATPRND; encoded by the coding sequence ATGAAGACCGTCGTGATCGCCGTCCTCGGCGGCCTGCTCACCCTGGCCGGCATCGCAGCGCTGGTGCTGCCCGGGCCGGGTTTCGTGCTCGTCGCAGCGGGGCTCGCCGTGCTGGCCACCCGGTTCAGCTGGGCGAAGAAGCCGCTGGACTACGCCCGGGACAAGGCCGAGCAGGGCATCGAGGAGGTCGGCAAGAGCCCGATCCGGGCCCTCGGTGCCACGCTGGCGGCCCTGGCGCTCGTCGTCGTGGGCGTGCTGGCCCTCGCCGGGGTGGACCTGCCGTTCGTCAACGCGTTGAGCGCCGTCGTGCTGATCCTGTCCGGGCTGTTCCTGATCGGGACCATCGTGTTCGCCCGCAAGCAGGAGAAGACCGTGGCGGAGATCGCGCACCGCCCGGCCGGTGAGCCGCAGGGCGGCGGCGCCTACCGGGCCGCCACCCCGCGCAACGACTGA